In a single window of the Arachis hypogaea cultivar Tifrunner chromosome 6, arahy.Tifrunner.gnm2.J5K5, whole genome shotgun sequence genome:
- the LOC112696336 gene encoding peroxidase 9 has protein sequence MSVLEKAMAKIMRIAASLLRLHFHDCFVQGCDASILLDDSPAIVREKNSGSNKNSVRGFEVIDEIKAKLEEACPQTVSCADILVLAARGSTILSGGPNWELPLGRRDSRTASLIGSNNNIPPPNATIQNLITFFKGQGLDEVDLVALSGAHTIGVARCATFKQRLYNQNEKNEADVSIERAFYFGLKTMCPRSGGDNNISPLDFGSPRIFDNTTSSSFFKEEANLILIKFFSLVVSSRLKN, from the exons ATGTCAGTGTTGGAGAAAGCCATGGCTAAAATCATGAGAATTGCTGCTTCTCTTCTTAGACTTCACTTCCATGATTGCTTTGTCCAG GGCTGTGATGCTTCGATTTTGCTGGACGATAGCCCTGCAATAGTAAGAGAAAAGAACTCTGGCTCGAACAAGAATTCCGTCCGAGGTTTTGAAGTGATCGACGAGATCAAGGCTAAGTTGGAAGAAGCATGCCCTCAGACTGTGTCTTGTGCAGACATTCTTGTTCTTGCAGCAAGAGGCTCTACTATTCTT AGTGGAGGGCCTAACTGGGAGCTACCATTAGGGAGGAGAGACTCGAGAACAGCAAGTTTAATTGGTTCAAACAACAACATTCCACCACCAAATGCCACCATTCAAAATCTAATAACATTTTTCAAGGGTCAAGGCCTTGATGAAGTTGACCTTGTTGCCCTCTCAG gtgCACATACGATTGGGGTGGCAAGGTGTGCAACATTCAAGCAAAGACTATACAACCAAAATGAAAAGAACGAAGCAGATGTGTCAATAGAAAGAGCATTCTACTTTGGTCTCAAAACAATGTGTCCAAGATCAGGTGGTGACAACAACATTTCCCCATTGGACTTTGGTTCTCCCAGGATATTTGATAACACTACTTCAAGTTCATTCTTCAAGGAAGAGGCTAACTTAATTCTGATCAAGTTCTTCTCTCTGGTGGTGTCATCAAGACTCAAGAACTGA